The region GGGGAGGAGCGTTTGCACCCTTGCTCTTTCTTTGCCGTATGAAAACCATGCTTCCTCTGGAGAGTAAGGGTGGGGGGGAAGGGGGCCGTGCAAGACTGAGAATGAGGGGGGGGAGGTtggtggatggagagagagagagagaaaaagagagggagggagggagagagaggtgagagagaaagagagagagagagaggggcttGAAAACCAGACTGCTGATTTCACAGGGTGTGTAAAAGGCACGCCAGGGTTACTCCCAGTCCCAGCCAACGCACACAGAGACGccttcacacccacacactctcgCTGAACACacaaggtacacacacatgtacacgcacacacactcacacgcccacacacaagCAGCACAGGCTAGAGCCCCACTGACGAAGGGAGAgagtaggggggggggggggggggggagagcgAGGGAATGATGGAAGTTCTTGAAAGAAAGAGCTGGGGTTGAAGGTTGGATGGGAGCGGAGGTTGGATGGGAGCGGAGGTTGGATGGGAGCAGAGGTTGGATGGGAGCAGGGGTTGGATGGGAGCAGAGGTTGGATGGGAGGTTGGATGGGAGCGGAGGTTGGATGGGAGGTTGGATGGGAGCAGAGGTTGGATGGGAGCAGAGGTTGGATGGGAGCGGAGGTTGGATGGGAGGTTGGATGGGAGCGGAGGGGCCTGGGTCCGGTGCTGCCGCTGtgttgaaacagaaaaaataaacaacaaacaaaacaaaacaaaaaaaaaaagaaatcaaaactgGTGGAATGGATCATTTCTGGTTCTTCAGCTGGTTGGAGAGCCAGTCCAGGCCCTCGTACAGGCCGTCCCCGCTGGTGGCGCAGGTGGCCTGGATGTACCAGTTGCGCTGGCGGAGGGCGTGCAAGCCCAACTTgtctgtgatctctgcagcgttCATGGCGTTGGGGAGATCCTAGAGGGGAAGACGACAACGTTCATCACGATGCAGGTTTAATAGGAAACAGGATATTAaagatgatttaaaacattcttAACTCCTAATCTGATCTCTAATCCACACAAAGGCTATGACAAGAATTTATGtgcaaaaccacatttaatgaCTTAAAATTTTATTAATCAACTGCCCGTTGTTTTTGAGTACACATGTAAAGAATTTAAagttgttttacatttgatgaagaaaataaatctcaagTTTCATAACCAGGAAACAGCTGAACCTATAATGTGCTGTTAgtattatcttattttatctgatGTAACTGGATTCATTCAGACGCCTCCACATCATCTCTTCGTGATCAAAATCCAGTAGAACTATCAGAAAACAAATCCTCTACCTCGGTGTGAAGCGCTCAAACCAACAAACTCACCTGTTTATTCGCGAAAACGAGCAGCGCTGCGTCTCTGAGCTCGTCCTCGGCGAGCATTCTGGCCAGCTCCTCCCTCGCCTCGTTCACTCTCTCCCTGTCGTTGCTGTCCACCACAAAGATGAgccctgcgcacacacacagtgatggagAATAGAGTCTTTTGctcatagacttctatagaaactaccagtggagtcgccccctgctggtcttTACACACAATACAGGTTTCCAACAATTCCAAGTTGGCTTCGATTTCTGGCTTCAGTTTTCTACGTCTCTTTTTAGAAAGGGCCCGTGGTTGTGACCAGTCAAATATTGTCTGTTctatttcaaatgaaatgtcacataCGTCTGTGTCATTCACTGTAACACAGAAATGTCACTTGTCCTCtcgtttaaaaacattttcatctcgACCAGATCAAACGCTGCGACTTTTCCCTATCAATAATTAATTATGTGCAAATTGTTCCTGCTGCTTAATGAGTCTCTTTGACCGGATCAAAGCCTTGTATTCATGCTCTGTGAGAGCAGCTCCACACGTTATCTCAAACAATAACCTCAAAGTGTTGTGAGGATTATTCTGAAAACTGGAGATTAAAAGTCAGGTATGAAAATTGTGCTGTCACGTTACCAACGCTGCCGTCAagtgcagaaaacaaaaaaaacattaaagatgAGTTGCTTGTTAACTGTGGCCCAGTTAAGTGTGAAATCCCATCAAACTAAAAGCTGAAAAACTTTGATGGtatcattatttattactttGTGCTGCCAAGACCTTTTACGACTTGCCTCTATCAAAATGCAGCATTTCAGTGGAGAAGACACTTTGAAAAGGAGACTCAGCAGAACGTGCTCAGACTTCAACAGTGGAAGGAAGAACCTGAAGTCgttattcaaacattttatcaccGGAGGTccaaactataaaaaaaagggttttcacTATGCAAACGAACCGAACGATGGTTCACTTTGATCCAGaccagggggaggaggggagataAAGGTCTCAGGGCAGATTTGTCGCCATGAAGACAAATGATCTGCGAAGATGCTCTGGTACATGTGGCGGTTTAGTGTTTTTTAAGTGTACAAAGGTTTCATCACCATCTTCCGTGTCGctcactttatttttgtttgttgagtTGTTGCGTTGAGTTATTTTTGCAGGAGCTTGTCACACGGACACCTCGAGGCTGTAACAGGAGTCGAAACTGGTTTTGATTGCTGCATCTGTACTCGGCACAGAAACCAACACCGTCTGTTAAATTACTGACAGATTCTACTGTCGTCTAATTATCACTAAAGGAGTCAATACCCAGTGAAAGAAAGAGGATGAATTCAACAGAGGGTTTTCTCCTTTGCTCATGTGTCAGATATAAACGACGCATTTTACAAGGAGTTCAGA is a window of Paralichthys olivaceus isolate ysfri-2021 chromosome 21, ASM2471397v2, whole genome shotgun sequence DNA encoding:
- the arf2b gene encoding ADP-ribosylation factor 2b → MGNVMSNLFKGLFGKKEMRILMVGLDAAGKTTILYKLKLGEIVTTIPTIGFNVETVEYKNISFTVWDVGGQDKIRPLWRHYFQNTQGLIFVVDSNDRERVNEAREELARMLAEDELRDAALLVFANKQDLPNAMNAAEITDKLGLHALRQRNWYIQATCATSGDGLYEGLDWLSNQLKNQK